In a single window of the Gemmatimonadota bacterium genome:
- a CDS encoding nuclear transport factor 2 family protein: MHSRHLLSLLVVLAATPLAAQAPAAAASSEEANVRATVKEYLHGLKFNDVKSFERTFTPDAKLMFINRGGQIGQLTQPDWYRGFATVAGKEEAGEFEVLAVDITGNAASVKVQETYPKSVYVNYLSMLKVGNEWKIVNKIYNARTR; this comes from the coding sequence ATGCACTCCCGCCATTTGCTCTCCCTGCTTGTCGTCCTGGCCGCTACCCCACTCGCTGCACAGGCGCCCGCTGCGGCTGCCAGTTCAGAAGAAGCCAACGTCCGCGCCACCGTGAAGGAGTATCTCCACGGCCTCAAGTTCAACGATGTGAAGAGCTTCGAGCGGACCTTCACGCCCGACGCGAAGTTGATGTTCATCAACCGCGGCGGCCAGATCGGCCAGCTCACCCAGCCCGACTGGTATCGCGGCTTCGCGACCGTGGCCGGGAAGGAAGAAGCCGGCGAGTTCGAGGTACTGGCCGTTGACATCACCGGCAACGCGGCGTCGGTCAAGGTGCAGGAGACGTATCCCAAGTCGGTGTACGTGAATTACCTGTCGATGCTCAAGGTCGGCAACGAATGGAAGATCGTGAACAAGATCTACAACGCGCGAACGCGCTGA
- a CDS encoding RNA polymerase sigma factor: MERELDALYRSESRAVLATLIRLLGDFDLAEEALQDAFAAAVEQWPTAGLPGNPRAWLVSAGRFKAIDRLRRRARFDQSLLADADRLESSIPAVAWEEPGLEDDRLRLIFTCCHPALPPDARIALTLREVCGLATEEIARAFLIGAPTLAQRIVRAKAKIRDAGIPFQLPERADLPERLGTVLQVIYLVFNEGYSATSGEVVTRADLAGEAIRLGRLMVELLPEPEVFGLLALMLLQDARRAARSNAAGDLILLSEQDRAEWDREQIAEGVALVRRGLKRRATGQYGLQAAIAAIHAEAATPEDTDWAEIVGLYDLLRRVAPSPVVELNRAAAIAMRDGPAAGLALVDQLLQDGDLEEYHLAHAARADLCRQLGQLDVAADSYRRALELTTQAPERRFLERRLASLQQSR, encoded by the coding sequence ATGGAGCGGGAACTCGACGCGCTCTATCGCAGCGAGTCCCGAGCGGTCCTCGCGACCCTGATTCGTCTCCTCGGCGATTTCGATCTCGCCGAGGAGGCGTTGCAGGACGCCTTCGCCGCAGCCGTCGAGCAATGGCCTACCGCCGGACTCCCCGGCAATCCTCGCGCGTGGCTGGTTTCCGCCGGGCGCTTCAAGGCGATCGACCGTCTCCGTCGCCGCGCTCGCTTCGATCAGAGCCTCCTGGCCGATGCCGATCGACTCGAATCGAGCATTCCTGCGGTCGCCTGGGAGGAGCCGGGCCTCGAGGACGATCGGCTGCGGCTGATCTTCACCTGTTGTCACCCCGCGCTTCCGCCCGATGCCCGGATCGCCCTGACTCTCCGTGAGGTGTGCGGGCTCGCGACCGAGGAAATCGCGCGTGCCTTCCTGATCGGTGCACCGACGCTCGCGCAGCGCATCGTCCGTGCGAAGGCCAAGATTCGCGACGCCGGCATCCCCTTCCAGCTGCCCGAACGTGCTGACCTTCCCGAACGACTCGGCACCGTGCTGCAGGTGATCTATCTGGTCTTCAACGAAGGGTACTCGGCAACTTCTGGTGAGGTGGTGACCCGCGCCGATCTCGCGGGTGAGGCGATCCGGCTCGGTCGGCTCATGGTCGAACTCCTCCCCGAGCCCGAAGTCTTCGGACTGCTCGCCCTGATGCTCCTCCAGGATGCGCGCCGCGCCGCGCGAAGCAATGCCGCCGGCGACCTGATCCTGCTCAGCGAACAGGATCGCGCAGAATGGGACAGGGAGCAAATCGCCGAGGGAGTGGCATTGGTCCGACGTGGATTGAAACGGCGTGCCACCGGCCAGTATGGGCTGCAGGCCGCGATTGCGGCGATCCATGCCGAAGCCGCAACACCCGAGGACACCGACTGGGCAGAGATCGTGGGCCTCTACGATCTCCTGCGGAGGGTGGCACCATCGCCGGTGGTTGAGCTCAACCGGGCCGCCGCAATCGCCATGCGCGATGGTCCCGCGGCTGGCCTCGCGCTGGTCGACCAACTGTTGCAGGACGGTGACCTCGAGGAGTATCACCTCGCCCACGCGGCCCGTGCCGACCTCTGCCGTCAGCTCGGACAACTCGACGTCGCCGCCGATTCGTATCGTCGTGCCCTCGAACTCACCACCCAGGCGCCGGAGCGGCGCTTCCTTGAGCGGCGCCTGGCATCACTCCAGCAGTCGCGATGA
- a CDS encoding YciI family protein, whose protein sequence is MRYLCLIYDEEKMLGEMSPAESGAFFGEYRAFTESVRESGHYIGGNPLQPTSTATTVRIRNGKVSMTDGPFAETKEQLGGYYLINAKDLNEAAQIASRIPSARIGSIEVRPILEMGPS, encoded by the coding sequence ATGCGTTACCTCTGCCTGATTTACGACGAAGAAAAGATGCTGGGCGAGATGTCCCCGGCCGAAAGCGGCGCCTTCTTCGGAGAATATCGCGCCTTCACCGAATCGGTGCGGGAGAGCGGTCACTACATCGGTGGCAATCCGCTGCAGCCCACCTCGACCGCCACCACCGTGCGCATTCGCAATGGCAAGGTCTCGATGACCGACGGACCGTTCGCCGAAACGAAGGAACAGCTCGGCGGCTACTACCTCATCAACGCGAAGGACCTCAACGAGGCAGCCCAGATTGCGTCGCGGATTCCCTCGGCCCGCATCGGTTCGATCGAGGTCCGCCCGATCCTGGAGATGGGACCGTCCTGA
- a CDS encoding TMEM175 family protein, with translation MGKGRIEAFSDGVLAIIITIMVLELKVPHGADLATLQPLIPVFLSYLLSFIYIGIYWNNHHHTFQVVHSVTGRVLWANLHLLFWLSLVPFVTAWMGENHFERGPVALYGVVLFNAGAAYFILLRALIAHHGADSPIALAVGRDRKGIASNVIYAIAIACAFIDPRISCALYVVVAMIWILPDRRIERVLVSE, from the coding sequence ATGGGGAAGGGGAGAATCGAGGCCTTCAGCGATGGCGTGCTCGCCATCATCATCACCATCATGGTGCTCGAATTGAAGGTGCCGCACGGCGCCGACCTGGCGACACTGCAGCCCCTCATTCCGGTCTTCCTGAGCTATCTGCTCTCGTTCATCTATATCGGGATCTACTGGAACAATCACCATCACACGTTTCAGGTGGTGCACAGCGTCACCGGACGGGTGCTCTGGGCCAATCTGCACCTGCTCTTCTGGCTCTCGCTGGTGCCGTTCGTGACCGCGTGGATGGGGGAGAATCATTTCGAGCGGGGGCCGGTCGCCCTGTATGGCGTGGTGCTCTTCAATGCCGGTGCGGCGTACTTCATCCTGCTGCGGGCGCTGATCGCCCACCACGGGGCCGATTCTCCGATCGCCCTCGCGGTGGGTCGCGACCGGAAAGGGATCGCGTCCAACGTCATCTACGCCATCGCGATTGCCTGCGCATTCATTGACCCGCGCATCTCCTGTGCGCTATATGTGGTCGTCGCAATGATCTGGATTCTTCCGGATCGCCGGATCGAGCGGGTGCTGGTGAGCGAATAA
- a CDS encoding DNA/RNA non-specific endonuclease produces MRVRHGSLALLALTFLTGSCSDRAPAITGTSPTELAPGGVARVVMPSVRISEFHYDNVGTDAGEAIEVSGPAGTDLTGYSLVLYNGTGGAVYNTTALSGTIPVGCNARGVVVTTYPANGIQNGSPDGIALVGPGGVLVEFLSYEGVFAGVGGAANGVTSTDVGVTEAGTEPLGMSLKRDGTGAWSGPGASSFGSCNDEDVIAPPPPPPPPPPPPPPPPPPPGPPEVRFSELHYDNVGTDANEAIEIEGPAGTSLTGWSIVLYDGNGGAAYNTTALTGTIPATCSTRGVVVVTYPVNGVQNGSPDGMALVNNLGQIVEFLSYEGAFAATTGPANGITSTDIVVSEATSSPVGQSLQRTAAGAWQAPATATFGACNSGGVVPPPANTIAFSGRISSDPALPVGFQDQIFATVRNGSGTVINTTVTWSSDTPAIASIDQNGVMTALAPGMAVIRATAADGITTGTTSLPTRIAVASATALYAGNAEFGEPTDADASDDFIIRRDQYTLSFNKNRGTPNWVAYDIDVTQFGAEDRCDCFTYDPALPAAYTRYTTADYTGAGAYHGYGIDRGHLARSFDRTSASLDNATTFYFSNIVPQAADLNQGPWANFENVLGDYARLQNKEVYVIAGVAGSKGTIKDQGIITIPAQTWKVAVIMPHDKGLADVQSISDLQVIAVIMPNEPGVRNVNWESYKTTVDAVEALSGYDLLALLRNDIEIAVESNTKPPVAVLNGPYAATEGSSVAMSASGSSDPDGDALTYAWRFGDGATATGVNVSHTYAQDGGYTVRLIATDIRGLADTVFASATVSNVAPSVSTFAGATLLPGEIFTSSGSFTDPGADSWNATVDYGDGSGIQPLALSGKTFALSHLYSSAGSFTVSVRVADDDASGTSTRVIKVLTPAEGVGNANALIEQLANAGVINKGNANSLAAKLDAAAKSVGNGGTNAAFGQLSAFLNELDAMVRSGRLTAGDAANVKALIERIIQAIS; encoded by the coding sequence ATGCGTGTTCGCCACGGAAGTCTCGCGCTGCTGGCGCTGACCTTCCTCACTGGTTCTTGCAGTGATCGCGCCCCGGCGATTACCGGCACCTCGCCGACCGAGCTCGCACCAGGCGGCGTCGCTCGCGTCGTGATGCCCTCGGTGCGCATCAGCGAATTCCACTATGACAATGTCGGCACCGATGCGGGCGAGGCGATTGAAGTCTCCGGGCCAGCCGGCACTGATCTCACCGGCTACTCGCTGGTACTCTACAACGGCACCGGCGGCGCCGTGTACAACACCACGGCGCTGAGCGGCACCATTCCGGTCGGGTGCAATGCACGCGGCGTCGTGGTGACGACCTATCCCGCCAACGGCATCCAGAATGGTTCCCCCGACGGCATCGCCCTCGTCGGTCCGGGAGGAGTGCTGGTCGAGTTCCTCTCCTACGAGGGCGTCTTCGCCGGCGTCGGTGGGGCCGCGAATGGAGTGACCTCGACCGATGTCGGTGTGACCGAAGCCGGAACCGAGCCCCTCGGAATGTCGCTCAAGCGCGATGGCACCGGGGCGTGGAGCGGGCCAGGCGCTTCGTCCTTTGGCAGTTGCAACGACGAGGACGTGATCGCCCCGCCGCCTCCACCACCGCCGCCACCCCCACCCCCACCGCCACCACCGCCACCACCCGGCCCGCCCGAAGTCCGCTTCAGCGAGCTGCACTATGACAACGTCGGCACCGATGCCAACGAGGCCATCGAGATCGAAGGTCCTGCGGGCACGTCGCTGACGGGCTGGAGCATCGTGCTCTATGATGGCAACGGGGGTGCGGCGTACAACACGACGGCACTCACCGGCACGATTCCCGCCACCTGCTCCACCCGTGGTGTCGTGGTCGTGACGTATCCCGTCAATGGCGTGCAGAACGGGTCGCCCGATGGGATGGCCCTCGTCAACAATCTCGGACAGATTGTCGAATTCCTCTCTTATGAGGGGGCCTTCGCCGCGACCACCGGACCTGCAAACGGCATCACCTCGACTGATATCGTCGTCAGCGAGGCCACTTCGTCACCAGTTGGGCAATCGCTCCAGCGCACCGCGGCCGGCGCGTGGCAGGCGCCCGCGACCGCGACCTTCGGGGCTTGCAACAGCGGGGGCGTCGTGCCGCCGCCGGCGAACACCATCGCCTTCAGCGGCAGGATCTCTTCCGATCCGGCCCTCCCGGTCGGCTTCCAGGACCAGATCTTCGCCACCGTGCGCAACGGCTCCGGGACCGTGATCAACACCACCGTGACCTGGTCCTCCGATACGCCGGCGATCGCGTCCATCGACCAGAATGGCGTGATGACCGCACTGGCACCCGGGATGGCGGTCATCCGTGCGACGGCTGCCGACGGCATCACCACCGGCACCACCTCGCTCCCCACCAGGATCGCGGTGGCGAGTGCGACGGCGCTATATGCCGGCAATGCCGAATTCGGCGAGCCAACCGATGCCGACGCCAGCGACGACTTCATCATTCGCCGGGATCAGTACACTCTCTCGTTCAACAAGAACCGCGGGACCCCGAACTGGGTCGCCTACGACATCGACGTTACGCAGTTCGGCGCCGAGGATCGCTGCGACTGTTTCACGTACGATCCCGCGCTCCCCGCAGCCTACACCCGCTACACCACGGCGGATTACACCGGGGCCGGGGCCTATCACGGTTACGGCATCGATCGCGGCCACCTCGCCCGTTCCTTCGACCGGACCTCGGCCTCGCTCGACAACGCGACCACGTTCTACTTCAGCAACATCGTGCCACAGGCCGCCGACTTGAATCAGGGCCCCTGGGCGAACTTCGAGAATGTGCTGGGTGACTATGCCCGCCTCCAGAACAAGGAGGTCTACGTCATCGCTGGTGTCGCGGGGAGCAAGGGCACCATCAAGGACCAGGGGATCATCACCATTCCCGCGCAGACGTGGAAAGTCGCGGTCATCATGCCACACGATAAGGGACTCGCCGATGTCCAGAGCATCAGTGACCTTCAGGTGATTGCGGTCATCATGCCCAACGAGCCTGGCGTCCGGAACGTCAACTGGGAGAGCTACAAGACCACCGTCGATGCGGTGGAGGCATTGAGCGGATACGATCTCCTCGCCCTCCTGCGCAATGACATCGAAATTGCCGTCGAAAGCAACACGAAGCCCCCGGTCGCGGTGCTCAACGGGCCGTATGCCGCCACTGAGGGATCGTCAGTCGCGATGAGTGCGAGCGGCTCGAGTGATCCTGATGGCGATGCGCTGACGTATGCCTGGCGCTTCGGTGACGGCGCCACGGCGACCGGTGTGAACGTCAGCCATACCTATGCGCAGGACGGTGGGTACACGGTACGGCTCATTGCCACCGATATTCGCGGGCTCGCCGACACTGTGTTCGCCAGCGCCACGGTGAGCAACGTCGCGCCTTCGGTGAGCACCTTCGCCGGTGCCACCCTGCTCCCCGGCGAGATCTTCACCAGTAGCGGCAGTTTCACCGATCCCGGTGCCGACAGCTGGAACGCCACGGTGGATTATGGTGATGGCTCCGGCATCCAGCCGCTGGCGCTCTCCGGCAAGACCTTCGCGCTTTCGCACCTTTACTCCAGCGCGGGCTCGTTCACGGTGAGTGTGCGCGTCGCGGATGACGATGCCAGCGGCACGAGCACTCGGGTGATCAAGGTGCTGACGCCGGCCGAAGGGGTTGGCAATGCGAATGCGCTGATCGAACAGCTCGCAAATGCCGGGGTCATCAACAAGGGCAACGCCAATTCGCTGGCGGCCAAGCTCGACGCTGCAGCTAAGAGCGTCGGCAACGGCGGCACCAATGCCGCGTTCGGCCAGCTCAGCGCCTTCCTCAACGAACTCGATGCGATGGTGCGATCGGGGAGACTGACGGCGGGCGATGCGGCGAACGTGAAGGCGCTGATCGAGCGCATCATCCAGGCGATCTCGTAG
- a CDS encoding succinate dehydrogenase/fumarate reductase iron-sulfur subunit, translating into MAQATFRIWRGADGGGAFVDYPTEVSEGMVVLDAVHGIQADQANDLAVRWNCKAGKCGSCSAEINGKPRLMCMTRLNELDMSKPVTVEPMRAFPHVRDLVTDVSWNFRVKKKIRKFTPRAPDAPDGTWRMQQADVDRVQEFRKCIECFLCQDVCHVLRDHQKHESFVGPRYLTYIAALEMHPLDTADRMDELREADGVGYCNITKCCTKVCPEGIAITDNAIIPLKERVVDRFYDPLRALVRLVRGSSTS; encoded by the coding sequence ATGGCACAGGCCACCTTCCGCATCTGGCGCGGCGCCGACGGCGGCGGCGCATTCGTCGACTACCCGACCGAGGTCTCCGAGGGGATGGTGGTGCTCGATGCCGTCCACGGCATCCAGGCCGACCAGGCCAATGACCTCGCCGTTCGCTGGAACTGCAAGGCCGGCAAGTGCGGTTCCTGCTCGGCCGAGATCAACGGCAAGCCGCGGCTGATGTGCATGACCCGGCTCAACGAGCTCGATATGAGCAAGCCCGTCACGGTCGAACCGATGCGCGCCTTCCCGCACGTGCGCGACCTGGTGACCGATGTGAGCTGGAATTTCCGGGTCAAGAAGAAGATCCGCAAATTCACGCCGCGCGCGCCCGACGCCCCGGACGGCACCTGGCGAATGCAGCAGGCCGATGTCGACCGGGTGCAGGAGTTTCGCAAGTGCATCGAATGCTTCCTCTGCCAGGATGTCTGTCACGTCCTGCGGGATCACCAGAAGCACGAGAGCTTCGTCGGCCCGCGGTACCTGACCTATATCGCGGCGCTCGAGATGCACCCGCTTGACACCGCCGACCGGATGGACGAACTCCGGGAAGCCGACGGGGTGGGCTACTGCAACATCACCAAGTGCTGCACCAAGGTCTGTCCCGAAGGGATTGCGATCACCGATAACGCGATCATTCCGCTCAAGGAGCGGGTGGTGGATCGCTTCTACGATCCGCTCCGGGCGCTGGTGCGCCTGGTCCGTGGCTCGTCGACTTCATGA
- a CDS encoding fumarate reductase/succinate dehydrogenase flavoprotein subunit, which translates to MAEYETHEHDVLIIGAGGAGLRAAIEAAAAGVRVGLVCKSLLGKAHTVMAEGGAAAAMGNVDDRDNWMVHFADTMRGGQYVNNARMAELHAQEAPARIIELESWGAVFDRTSDGRILQRNFGGHRYPRLAHVGDRTGLEMIRTLQDHAIHQGIDVHMEVTIISLLKDGNRVVGAFGYDRERGRFRLFKCKAVVLATGGVGRAFSITSNSWEYTADGQSLAYAAGAELQDMEFVQFHPTGMVWPPSVKGILVTEGVRGEGGVLRNKEGRRFMFDDIPENYRAQTADTEEEGWRYTQGDKTARRPPELLTRDHVARCIMREVRAGRGSPHGGVFLDISWIKDRLPNAAEHIKKKLPSMYHQFKQLADIDITKEPMEVGPTTHYIMGGIRVDGDSQMTSVPGLFAAGECAAGLHGANRLGGNSLSDLLVFGRRAGEYAARFAREQGAGSIDSAAVERAAANALAPFERGVDAEGAYHVQHDLQSMMQDLVGIVRREDEMQEALAHLQQLRTRAAKVGAIGNREYNPGWHTAMDLGNLLTISEAIARSAIERKESRGGHFREDYPDKDPAAARFNIVVRQGADGAMVLSREPVTPLTTEQARIIEEQK; encoded by the coding sequence ATGGCGGAGTACGAAACGCACGAACACGATGTCCTCATCATTGGTGCCGGCGGCGCAGGGCTGCGCGCCGCGATCGAAGCCGCGGCGGCTGGCGTGCGCGTGGGGCTCGTCTGCAAGTCGCTGCTCGGCAAGGCCCACACCGTGATGGCGGAGGGCGGTGCCGCGGCCGCGATGGGCAACGTGGATGACCGCGACAACTGGATGGTGCACTTCGCCGATACGATGCGCGGCGGGCAGTACGTCAACAACGCCCGGATGGCCGAACTGCACGCCCAGGAGGCACCGGCCCGCATCATCGAGCTGGAATCGTGGGGCGCGGTCTTCGATCGCACCAGCGACGGCCGTATCCTGCAGCGCAATTTCGGCGGCCATCGCTACCCGCGCCTGGCGCACGTGGGTGATCGGACCGGACTCGAGATGATTCGCACGCTGCAGGATCACGCGATCCATCAGGGCATCGATGTCCATATGGAAGTGACCATCATTTCGCTGCTGAAGGATGGCAACCGGGTGGTGGGTGCGTTCGGCTACGATCGCGAACGCGGCCGCTTCCGGCTCTTCAAGTGCAAGGCCGTCGTCCTGGCGACCGGCGGTGTCGGGCGCGCGTTCTCCATCACCAGCAATAGCTGGGAGTACACGGCCGATGGCCAGTCGCTTGCCTATGCGGCCGGGGCCGAGCTGCAGGATATGGAGTTCGTGCAGTTCCACCCGACCGGCATGGTGTGGCCGCCGAGCGTGAAAGGCATTCTGGTCACCGAGGGTGTGCGCGGCGAAGGCGGTGTGTTGCGCAACAAGGAAGGGCGTCGCTTCATGTTCGACGACATTCCGGAGAACTACCGCGCCCAGACCGCCGACACCGAAGAAGAAGGGTGGCGCTACACCCAGGGCGACAAGACGGCGCGTCGTCCACCGGAGCTGCTCACGCGCGATCACGTGGCGCGCTGCATCATGCGCGAAGTGCGCGCCGGCCGCGGCTCGCCCCACGGCGGCGTCTTCCTCGATATCTCCTGGATCAAGGATCGCCTGCCGAACGCCGCGGAGCACATCAAGAAGAAGCTCCCCAGCATGTATCACCAGTTCAAGCAACTTGCCGATATCGATATCACGAAGGAGCCGATGGAAGTCGGCCCCACCACGCACTACATCATGGGTGGCATTCGGGTCGACGGCGATTCGCAGATGACGTCGGTTCCGGGTCTCTTCGCCGCCGGCGAGTGCGCCGCCGGGCTGCACGGCGCCAATCGTCTCGGCGGCAACTCGCTCTCCGATCTGCTGGTGTTCGGCCGTCGCGCCGGCGAATATGCGGCGCGCTTCGCCCGGGAGCAGGGCGCCGGCAGCATCGACAGCGCGGCCGTCGAACGTGCCGCGGCGAACGCGCTGGCGCCCTTCGAACGTGGCGTTGACGCCGAGGGTGCCTACCATGTGCAGCACGACTTGCAGTCGATGATGCAGGACCTGGTGGGGATCGTGCGTCGCGAAGACGAGATGCAGGAGGCACTTGCCCACCTCCAGCAACTGCGAACCCGCGCGGCGAAGGTCGGCGCGATCGGCAACCGCGAGTACAACCCCGGCTGGCACACCGCGATGGATCTCGGCAACCTGCTCACCATCTCGGAAGCCATTGCCCGATCTGCTATTGAACGGAAGGAGAGTCGCGGCGGGCATTTCCGCGAGGACTACCCTGACAAGGATCCCGCGGCGGCGCGCTTCAACATTGTCGTACGCCAGGGGGCCGATGGCGCCATGGTCCTGTCGCGCGAACCCGTTACCCCGCTCACCACCGAACAGGCCCGCATCATCGAGGAGCAGAAGTAA
- a CDS encoding succinate dehydrogenase, which translates to MRTDAWWIQPLITFLILSSFIVYATWSAFQGDHYYFGSYISPFYSPEIFGASPHALFGPKPGWWPGWMKFSPALLILWAPGGFRFTCYYYRGAYYKALWADPVNCAVGEPRKSYWGEHSFPLILQNLHRFFLFIAIPFLLFLAKDLYEAFWFVNAAGTREFGVGVGTLILATNLVLLGGYTLGCHSFRHAVGGLMDRLSERPVRKTLYDCSSCLNRAHMKWAWCSLVMVAFSDIYIRLCSMGIWHDWRLF; encoded by the coding sequence ATGCGGACGGACGCGTGGTGGATTCAGCCACTGATCACTTTCCTGATCCTTTCGTCCTTCATCGTCTACGCCACCTGGTCTGCCTTTCAGGGCGACCATTACTACTTCGGCTCCTACATCTCGCCATTCTATTCGCCTGAAATCTTCGGAGCGTCGCCTCACGCGCTCTTCGGACCGAAGCCGGGATGGTGGCCGGGATGGATGAAGTTCTCGCCGGCGCTGCTGATTCTCTGGGCGCCAGGCGGCTTCCGTTTCACCTGTTACTACTATCGCGGCGCCTACTACAAGGCACTCTGGGCCGATCCGGTCAACTGTGCCGTGGGCGAACCGCGCAAGAGCTACTGGGGCGAGCACTCCTTCCCGCTCATCCTCCAGAACCTGCATCGCTTCTTTCTCTTCATCGCCATCCCCTTCCTGCTTTTCCTGGCGAAGGATCTGTACGAGGCGTTCTGGTTCGTCAACGCCGCGGGCACCCGGGAATTCGGCGTCGGAGTCGGGACCCTCATCCTCGCCACGAATCTCGTGCTGCTGGGCGGCTACACCCTCGGTTGCCATTCGTTCCGCCATGCGGTGGGTGGCCTGATGGATCGCCTCTCCGAGCGCCCGGTGCGGAAGACACTCTATGACTGCTCGAGCTGCCTCAACCGCGCTCATATGAAGTGGGCGTGGTGCTCGCTGGTGATGGTTGCCTTCTCCGACATCTACATCCGCCTCTGTTCGATGGGTATCTGGCATGACTGGAGGCTCTTCTGA
- a CDS encoding N-acetyltransferase, whose translation MNPTTRIRRATVADADLVAALGARLFVEAYGPTHPEPDLTPYLEHAFASDLVAEALARPGVVVLLVEGDDGTLIGYAHTATGDAPFPDGVGGSRATGIERFYLDGRWHGRGIADALMTACCDTARAAGADRIYLQVWQEAPRPIAFYRKSGFEVAGSATFRFGARLDDDFLMLRML comes from the coding sequence GTGAATCCCACCACCCGAATCCGCCGCGCGACCGTTGCCGACGCCGACCTGGTTGCCGCACTCGGCGCCCGCCTCTTCGTTGAGGCATATGGTCCGACTCATCCCGAGCCCGACCTCACCCCGTACCTCGAGCACGCCTTCGCGTCGGACCTGGTGGCCGAGGCGCTGGCACGACCAGGTGTGGTGGTGTTGCTGGTTGAAGGCGACGATGGCACGCTGATCGGCTACGCCCACACCGCCACCGGCGATGCCCCGTTTCCCGACGGCGTGGGCGGCAGCCGGGCGACCGGAATAGAACGCTTCTACCTCGACGGCAGGTGGCACGGACGCGGCATCGCCGACGCGCTGATGACGGCCTGCTGTGACACGGCCCGTGCCGCCGGTGCCGATCGGATCTATCTCCAGGTCTGGCAAGAGGCTCCCCGGCCGATTGCCTTCTACCGGAAGTCCGGGTTCGAGGTGGCCGGGTCGGCAACCTTTCGCTTCGGTGCGCGCCTCGACGACGACTTCCTGATGCTCCGGATGCTCTGA